In Carcharodon carcharias isolate sCarCar2 chromosome 3, sCarCar2.pri, whole genome shotgun sequence, a single window of DNA contains:
- the arl4aa gene encoding ADP-ribosylation factor-like 4aa — MGNGLSDQAPILSSFPSFQSLHIVILGLDCAGKTTVLYRLQFNEFVNTVPTKGFNTEKIRVTLGNSKAVTFHFWDVGGQEKLRPLWKSYTRCTDGIIFVVDSVDVERMEEAKTELHKITRISENQGVPVLLIANKQDLRNCLSLAEVEKLLALSEISSSTPWHLQPTCAIIGDGLREGLEKLYEMIIKRRKMLKQQKKKR, encoded by the coding sequence ATGGGTAATGGACTTTCAGATCAAGCTCCTATTTTATCAAGCTTCCCATCTTTTCAGTCTCTCCACATAGTTATTCTGGGTTTGGATTGTGCTGGCAAAACTACGGTTCTGTACAGATTACAGTTCAATGAATTTGTCAACACTGTTCCAACAAAAGGATTTAACACTGAAAAAATCCGAGTGACTTTGGGTAACTCCAAAGCAGTGACTTTCCATTTCTGGGATGTAGGTGGTCAAGAGAAACTGAGGCCACTCTGGAAATCTTATACTCGCTGCACAGATGGCATTATCTTTGTGGTGGACTCagtagatgtggaaaggatggaAGAAGCCAAAACAGAGTTGCATAAAATAACGAGGATCTCTGAGAACCAAGGAGTGCCAGTGCTTTTGATTGCCAACAAGCAAGATCTCAGGAACTGCCTCTCTCTTGCTGAAGTGGAGAAACTGTTAGCTTTAAGTGAAATAAGTTCCTCCACCCCATGGCACCTTCAGCCTACCTGTGCCATAATAGGGGATGGGCTTAGAGAGGGATTGGAAAAACTTTACGAAATGATCATCAAGAGGCGGAAGATGTTAAAACAGCAAAAAAAGAAGAGATGA